The genomic DNA TTGCGCCAATGATCAGCGTGAAAGATGTAGGTAGCGTACTTCCTGGGGCATTTTTAGGGGGAACTGGCGCGTTTACAGCAATAATCTGTGGTTTATTTGTACCTGAGATGCAGCGATTACTGATTAAATATAATATTCGTATCAAAATGCCAGAAGCTGTCCCACCTAAAATTTCGGCATCGTTTGATCTTCTTATCCCTATCGTATTTATTTCCGTTATTGTTACAACAATTAACGTTTATCTAGGTCAGTATGATCTGCAGATCCCTTCTGCCATTATGCAATTATTCCAGCCTTTAGTACTTGCATCGGATAGTTATATTGCTTGTTTAGTCGCGGTGTTAATTGTTCAATTGCTTTGGTTTAGTGGCATTCATGGTGGTTCGGTTGTAGGCGGTATTATAGGTCCAATGCTATTAATCAACCTTGGCTTAAATCAAGATGCTTTAGCTGCAGGACAACCTTTACCCGCTATATTCATTAACCCTGTGATGGATTTCTTCATCTTTGTTGGGGGAGCTGGTGGTACTTGGGGTTTGGTTGTATTAATGATGCGCTCTAAATCTACCCAATTGAAAACCATCGGTAAAATGTCGATTGTACCGGGCACATTTAATATCAATGAACCTGTGATTTTCGGTACACCGATAGTCATGAATCCTGTCTATTTCATTCCGTGGTTACTCGCGCCAACATTAAACACAACCATCGTCTGGTTGGCTTTCAAAACCGGCTTTGTTGCTAAAATTATTGCGATTCCACCTTGGACAATGCCTGCACCTATCGGGGCAATTATTGCGACGAATTCGGGAACAGCGGCGCTGGTTGTATTAAGCAGTGTTGTAGTAAGTAGCATTGTTTTCTATCCGTTCTTGAAAGTGCATGAAAAACAATTACTCGCAGAGGAAAAAGCGAATACTTCAACGGATGAAACCGAGGGCCTAGTCCCAACGGAGGCGAACTAAATGGACATGGTTATTCACAGTAGTGAGGATATTTCAGAAGAGTTTCTAATGACCTTACTGTGCCAAGTTGGAGAAGCGCGTGCGGCATGTATGGAAGCGATGGTCGTAGCCCGGCAGGGTGATCATCTGAAAGCGCAGTCTTTGCTTAAAGAAAGCGATAAAGCACTCGTTGCGGTTCATAAAACACAAACGTCTTTGATCGGCTTTGATGAAGGGGCTGGAAAAGTCAAAATGACCTTAATTTTGACCCATATTCAAGATCATATTATGACCACCATGCTTTGCCGAGACTTAGCCGAAGAGATGGTAGCTATTCAACATAAATTAACGCAATTAGAAGTTCAAAGGAATGAAAGCTATGCAGAAGCGAATATTTGATTATACAGCGCATGATTTTAAAACAGCATCTCGCCAGCAATTGGTTGATAGTATTAGAAATTCGGAAGGCCGTACCGTTATGGTAGAGAATGTTGTCGCGATAACGCCTCCGATTGACATGGTATCAGGCGCTGAAATAGCGGCAGCCTTTGGCGCAGATATGATCACACTTAACTGCCTTGATGTGACCAAGCCTGCGATAAAAGTGTTAACTGAAACACCAGATGAAGTCATGACGGTTCAGCAGGTTAAAGCCGCAACAGGGCGTTTAATTGGTTGTAACTTAGAGCCAGTACCAAGTGATGTAACGCATGTTGATATTGGTCGAACAGTAACAAAAGAAACGGTAGAGCATGCGATTGAAATTGGGCTTGATTATGTAATGCTTACTGGCAACCCGGGTAATGCTGTTACACAAGAAACCATACTCGAAGCGATTGCATTAGTACGTAGCGTCTCGAAGGATATCATCATCATTGCAGGTAAAATGCATGCGGGGGGAGTAGGGAATGATTATAACTTAAGTATTGTTAGCCAGTTTGCAGAGGCGGGCGCTGATGTCATGATGTTCCCAGCCCCTTATACAACCCCAGGAGTAAGCGCCGAACTGGCAAAAAGCATGATGGATGCTGTACGTGAAAGTGGCATGTTAGGCATGCTTGCAATTGGTACTTCACAGGAAGGTGCATCGCAAACCTATATCGAGCAAGTCGCCATGGCGTGTAAAGCCGCTGGCGCTGATATTGTTCATATAGGAGATGGTGGTTACAGCGGCATTGCACCACCAGAAAATATCATGCAATTAGGATTAACGCTTCGCGGTCGTCGTCATCAATATAAAAGAATGGCGAATCGACGTTAATTAATCTGTTTTAAATAGATACGGAATTTTATAAGAAATAACCTATAGGGGCATATGTATTTATATGCCTCTGATTAATGAACATTAAAAACAGTTTCAAATAGATTCAAATTAAAATTTTATGTTATATGCGATTTATCATGGAGAAGATTATATGAATAAGATAAAACTTCCGCTAAAAATACTAGCGGTTGCCTTAATGTCGCAGCTTTCCATTAGTAATATTGCTTATGCAGAAACATTTCACCCTAATGCAAACGAACTTGAACTATTGTGGAAGGTCGTAGACCATGATATTGGCGAGAATATATTTTTAGGTAGCTTAACAATAACAAATAATGGTACAGAAGTTCTTGGGGATAAAGATTGGTCACTCTATTTCAGCTCGGTAAGGCCGCCAGCATCTGTTCTACCATCAGATAATATTGATGGAATAAATGCTCGAAAACAAATGTTAGCCCAAAACGTATTAATAAAAAATGCTGATGCCGCCGCGAGCGGTGACTATTTTGTACTAGAGCCAGTAACAGGATTTGAGCCTATTTTACCAGGTGAATCCAGAGAGATAATGATTACTGCACAGTACTGGCAAATGCTGAAGAATGATTCTCCATCAGGTTTTCACATTTCATACAATGGCAAGGCCCCCCAGGCTGTATCTGTCGGTGTGATGATGGACCCGTTAGATCCTAAGCAAACAAGACAAAGCATTCACGATAACATGCCAGTTCAAACGGCAGAGTTACGCTTTATTGAAAACAACACTGAAAAATCGAGTGTTTTCGTTCAGCATCAAGTCGTACCGCAGATACAGACAGCGGAACTGAAAGACGGTGCTTTCTTAACCCTGCTTGGTTGGACTGCATCAATCAAAGCACCTGAAAGCCTAAATAAAGAGGCGTTATATCTGCAAAGTGCGCTAAAAGACTTAATGAAAGGGGCGTTCCCCATTAATGCTACAAATGCAAATGTGGCGGGAATTATCAACTTGAAAATAACCCCTCAGTTAGACACTGATGTAGACGGTGTTGCTGATAACGAAGGTTACAAGCTAGAAATCGATCCTTTCAATGGCATCACCATTGAAGGTAAAGACGCTAGTGGTGTGTTCTATGGTATTCAAACACTGCGTCAATTAATTCCGAATGATGTTTACCAAGCATCGGTCAGTGCTAATAAAATGCAACATGCCGTACTTCCTGCAATGACATCGCTTGATGCCCCTCGCTTTGAGTACCGCGGTATGATGCTGGATGTTGCGCGTAATTTCCAAAGTAAAGAAACTTTATTAAAGTTAATTGACTTATTGGCCTATTATAAAATTAATAAATTTGAAATAAATGTAGCTAATGATGAGGGTTGGCGCATAGAAATACCAGGCATTCCTGAATTAACAGAATTCGGCGCTAAACGAGGTTATGACTTAAACGAAACTAAGATGTTGCATACCTTTATGGGAGCAAGTAATGGCTTCTTACCGGGAGATGGAATTGAAGGTAAACCAGCAGATGTTGTTGAAGCAAATAACGGTGTAAAACCGGATTTCCAAGGTTTTGAAACTGCGCAACAAAATTTTCTTGGGCAAGGCTGGGGATATTATACTGTTGATGACTTTAAAGATATTTTGAAATATGCAGCCGACCGCCATATTGATGTGATATTAGAGTATGACTTCCCAGCCCATGCTCGGGCTGCAATTAAAGCGATGGAGTATCGATACAATAAATATAAAGATACCGACATTGTTGAAGCAAATCGCTATCGTTTAATCGATCCGTTAGATGAGTCAAAATATTACACGCCACAGTTTTATACCGATAATATCGTGAATCCATCGTTAGATGGCACGTATGCTTTTTTAGAGAAAGTTATCAGTGAAACCAAGGCCATGTACGATGCAGTACCGGGCGCTGAAGTTACTCGCTTGCATGGTGGAGGGGATGAACTTCCGCATTTAGATCCCAATGAGTGGTGGGCTAAGTCTCCTGCAATTCAACAAAACCCAGAAACGGCTGGTAAAACAGATGCAGAGTTGTTTGATTACTTCTTTACTCGCTGGGTATCCATCATTAACCAGAATGGATTTAAAATGGCGAGTTGGGGCGATGTACTCACTCATAATGGTACAGGTAATATCGACTACGGTGAGTTGTATCCTATTTTTTGGAATAATGTTTGGGGCTGGGGCAATGAACATCAGTCATATGCGTTTGCAAATAAGGGTTATCAAGTTGTGCTTTCGCATGCGACAAACTTGTATTTTGACTTAGCATACAGCAAGCACCCAGACGAAATTGGGTATCACTGGGCAGGATATACCGATACCAAGAAGGCGTTCGAGTACCGTCCATTTAACATTTATGCAAACGGTAAAAAAGATAAGCTTGGTAATCCTGTCGAGTGGAACCCTAACTGGGTAACATTAACAGATGAAGGTAAGAAAAATATTGCCGGACTTCAAGGTCAGCTTTT from Photobacterium sanguinicancri includes the following:
- a CDS encoding PTS sugar transporter subunit IIC, with amino-acid sequence MAIFDKVLSFIENVVAPTAGKISAQRHINAIKDGFVATMPFLIVGSLLLVLAFPPSEGNFFFDGWHGLIDIIGKDNIMAPFQLSMGIFALYATFGIGFSLAESYKLRAMNSGMLSMFAFLLAVAPMISVKDVGSVLPGAFLGGTGAFTAIICGLFVPEMQRLLIKYNIRIKMPEAVPPKISASFDLLIPIVFISVIVTTINVYLGQYDLQIPSAIMQLFQPLVLASDSYIACLVAVLIVQLLWFSGIHGGSVVGGIIGPMLLINLGLNQDALAAGQPLPAIFINPVMDFFIFVGGAGGTWGLVVLMMRSKSTQLKTIGKMSIVPGTFNINEPVIFGTPIVMNPVYFIPWLLAPTLNTTIVWLAFKTGFVAKIIAIPPWTMPAPIGAIIATNSGTAALVVLSSVVVSSIVFYPFLKVHEKQLLAEEKANTSTDETEGLVPTEAN
- a CDS encoding PTS lactose/cellobiose transporter subunit IIA encodes the protein MDMVIHSSEDISEEFLMTLLCQVGEARAACMEAMVVARQGDHLKAQSLLKESDKALVAVHKTQTSLIGFDEGAGKVKMTLILTHIQDHIMTTMLCRDLAEEMVAIQHKLTQLEVQRNESYAEANI
- a CDS encoding DUF7916 family protein, whose amino-acid sequence is MQKRIFDYTAHDFKTASRQQLVDSIRNSEGRTVMVENVVAITPPIDMVSGAEIAAAFGADMITLNCLDVTKPAIKVLTETPDEVMTVQQVKAATGRLIGCNLEPVPSDVTHVDIGRTVTKETVEHAIEIGLDYVMLTGNPGNAVTQETILEAIALVRSVSKDIIIIAGKMHAGGVGNDYNLSIVSQFAEAGADVMMFPAPYTTPGVSAELAKSMMDAVRESGMLGMLAIGTSQEGASQTYIEQVAMACKAAGADIVHIGDGGYSGIAPPENIMQLGLTLRGRRHQYKRMANRR
- a CDS encoding family 20 glycosylhydrolase, with product MNKIKLPLKILAVALMSQLSISNIAYAETFHPNANELELLWKVVDHDIGENIFLGSLTITNNGTEVLGDKDWSLYFSSVRPPASVLPSDNIDGINARKQMLAQNVLIKNADAAASGDYFVLEPVTGFEPILPGESREIMITAQYWQMLKNDSPSGFHISYNGKAPQAVSVGVMMDPLDPKQTRQSIHDNMPVQTAELRFIENNTEKSSVFVQHQVVPQIQTAELKDGAFLTLLGWTASIKAPESLNKEALYLQSALKDLMKGAFPINATNANVAGIINLKITPQLDTDVDGVADNEGYKLEIDPFNGITIEGKDASGVFYGIQTLRQLIPNDVYQASVSANKMQHAVLPAMTSLDAPRFEYRGMMLDVARNFQSKETLLKLIDLLAYYKINKFEINVANDEGWRIEIPGIPELTEFGAKRGYDLNETKMLHTFMGASNGFLPGDGIEGKPADVVEANNGVKPDFQGFETAQQNFLGQGWGYYTVDDFKDILKYAADRHIDVILEYDFPAHARAAIKAMEYRYNKYKDTDIVEANRYRLIDPLDESKYYTPQFYTDNIVNPSLDGTYAFLEKVISETKAMYDAVPGAEVTRLHGGGDELPHLDPNEWWAKSPAIQQNPETAGKTDAELFDYFFTRWVSIINQNGFKMASWGDVLTHNGTGNIDYGELYPIFWNNVWGWGNEHQSYAFANKGYQVVLSHATNLYFDLAYSKHPDEIGYHWAGYTDTKKAFEYRPFNIYANGKKDKLGNPVEWNPNWVTLTDEGKKNIAGLQGQLFSENSKSPEIMEYLVFPKLLGVAERAWVTKMPAELPIDKNGKSPMDQAWDTFSNTLGQHALSKLEYIQPVDVYDQLTPQHGVNYRIPLPGAVVEAGVLNINTRFPGLRSQYSLDGGQTWLPYYAPVKVGHATIVKTRSVTVSGRSSRVESVPKS